The following coding sequences lie in one Mycobacterium gordonae genomic window:
- a CDS encoding serine hydrolase domain-containing protein: protein MSAPAGISLDNWLSAPYAKWSFQHVEDFVPTAVISRRSGPVAALPATGAALADIPVASTGGAVTTVGAVMAATATDGWAVACRGSMMTEEYLDGMQAQTRHLLFSVSKSLVAAVVGVLHEDGAIRLDAPVTNFVPALADCGYAGATVRHLLDMRSGIAFSENYDDPAAEIHLLDQAMGWAPRNRPDAPATLQDFLLTLRRKSPHGGPFEYRSCETDVLGWICEVAGAQRMPELMSELLWGRIGAQCDATIGVDSAGTGLFDGGISGCLADMIRFGSLFLREGVSLTGEQVVPAAWLADTFAGGPDSRQAFAANPDNDEMPGGMYRNQMWFPCPGSNVVLCLGMCGQMIYVDRSAEMVAAKLSTQSHSHEPHMLDTLRAFDAVAQELRAG, encoded by the coding sequence GTGAGCGCCCCGGCCGGCATCTCGCTGGACAACTGGTTGTCGGCGCCCTACGCGAAGTGGTCATTCCAGCACGTCGAAGATTTCGTGCCCACCGCGGTGATCTCGCGGAGGTCGGGCCCGGTCGCCGCCTTACCCGCAACCGGGGCCGCTTTGGCGGACATCCCGGTGGCCAGCACCGGTGGGGCGGTGACCACGGTGGGCGCGGTGATGGCCGCCACCGCGACCGACGGGTGGGCCGTCGCCTGCCGTGGATCGATGATGACCGAGGAATACCTGGACGGTATGCAGGCTCAGACAAGGCACCTGCTGTTCTCGGTGAGCAAATCACTGGTCGCCGCCGTAGTCGGCGTGCTGCACGAGGACGGTGCGATCCGGCTCGACGCGCCGGTCACGAATTTCGTTCCCGCTCTTGCGGATTGCGGTTACGCGGGAGCGACGGTACGCCACCTGCTGGATATGCGTTCCGGCATCGCGTTTTCCGAGAACTACGACGACCCGGCCGCGGAGATTCATCTCCTCGACCAGGCGATGGGCTGGGCGCCCCGGAACCGTCCGGACGCACCCGCCACGCTGCAGGATTTCCTGCTGACCCTGCGACGCAAGTCACCGCACGGCGGACCCTTCGAATACCGTTCCTGCGAAACCGATGTGCTCGGCTGGATCTGCGAGGTCGCCGGCGCCCAGCGGATGCCCGAACTGATGTCGGAATTGCTGTGGGGCCGCATCGGCGCCCAGTGCGACGCCACGATCGGCGTCGACTCGGCGGGCACCGGGTTGTTCGACGGCGGGATCAGCGGATGTCTGGCCGACATGATCCGGTTCGGCTCGCTTTTCCTGCGCGAGGGTGTCTCGTTGACCGGGGAGCAGGTCGTGCCGGCGGCGTGGCTGGCCGACACCTTCGCGGGCGGTCCCGACTCGCGGCAGGCGTTCGCCGCGAACCCGGACAACGATGAGATGCCCGGTGGCATGTACCGCAACCAGATGTGGTTTCCCTGCCCGGGCAGCAACGTCGTGTTGTGCTTGGGCATGTGCGGCCAGATGATCTACGTCGACCGCTCGGCGGAGATGGTCGCCGCCAAGCTCTCCACCCAGTCGCATTCGCACGAGCCACACATGTTGGATACCTTGCGGGCCTTCGACGCGGTGGCGCAGGAGCTGCGCGCCGGGTAG
- a CDS encoding Gfo/Idh/MocA family oxidoreductase produces MSARRRPQAIVVGATFGAIYAEALAAPDSPVELIGLVSTGSAASAALADRLGIALYTDLDDLPHVDVAFVVVRSGVVGGDGVQICERLLARGIHVMQEQPVHPDEMLSLLRVAKMNRVLYAVNDFYSRVAPMRQFICAAKVLDKVARIRYVHARSAIHVAYPLFTILGSVVGALAPAQVMVPKHGGPSPFVAGRLMLADVTVDLLIQNELCASDPDNYARLMHAITVGTDAGELVLAHTHGSTRWHRRPHPEAGLADVPVAEPVGVTFEPTAAEIRNELWPNAVRLAAADFVDSVDRSAIMISQRLLRATRLWSDFTSAMGPVTLIDPEPPILVSAAELSVER; encoded by the coding sequence GTGAGTGCACGGCGCCGTCCGCAGGCCATCGTGGTCGGAGCGACGTTCGGTGCAATCTACGCCGAGGCGTTGGCGGCGCCCGATTCCCCAGTGGAGTTGATCGGTTTGGTCTCCACGGGATCGGCGGCGTCGGCGGCGTTGGCCGACCGGCTCGGCATCGCCTTGTACACGGACCTGGACGACCTGCCGCACGTCGACGTGGCGTTCGTGGTGGTGCGCTCGGGGGTGGTGGGCGGTGACGGCGTTCAGATTTGTGAACGGTTGCTAGCCCGGGGCATCCATGTGATGCAGGAACAGCCCGTACACCCGGACGAGATGCTGTCCCTGTTGCGGGTTGCCAAGATGAATCGAGTGCTTTACGCGGTCAACGACTTCTACAGCCGCGTCGCGCCGATGCGTCAATTCATCTGCGCTGCAAAGGTGCTCGACAAAGTGGCGCGGATCCGTTACGTTCACGCCCGGTCTGCCATCCATGTCGCCTACCCCTTGTTCACCATCCTCGGCAGTGTCGTCGGCGCCCTGGCGCCTGCGCAGGTCATGGTGCCCAAGCACGGCGGACCTAGCCCGTTCGTCGCCGGGCGCCTGATGCTCGCCGACGTCACCGTCGACCTGCTGATACAGAACGAACTCTGCGCCAGCGACCCCGACAATTACGCCCGCCTGATGCACGCCATCACTGTCGGAACCGACGCCGGAGAACTGGTTCTCGCCCATACCCACGGGTCGACTCGCTGGCATCGGCGCCCGCACCCCGAAGCCGGCCTGGCGGATGTTCCGGTCGCCGAGCCGGTCGGCGTCACCTTCGAACCGACTGCGGCCGAGATACGAAACGAGCTGTGGCCGAACGCGGTCAGACTGGCAGCAGCTGATTTCGTGGATTCCGTCGATCGGTCCGCGATCATGATCTCGCAGCGCCTTCTTCGGGCGACCCGGTTGTGGTCGGACTTCACCTCGGCAATGGGGCCGGTGACGTTGATAGACCCCGAACCGCCCATCCTCGTCTCGGCCGCGGAATTGAGTGTCGAACGTTAG
- a CDS encoding Rv1355c family protein, giving the protein MNEAPDCETCQALVLSEDDSGDRLALDRLRSDPDIRWIDRFADQLDTARRSLPRADPDLLGETKRWAYYPWRRTAVAVLGPRAFRAARLDRNRHLITAEEQDVLNDLRVGVVGVSAGHAVAYTLAAEGACGTIRLADFDELELSNLNRVPATVLDIGLNKATVAARRIAELDPYLVVEVVTAGLSHQSIGEFLDGLDVVVEECDSLDMKVLLRQSARAQCVPVLMATSDRGLVDVERYDIDPGRPILHGLLGDIDAGTLSGLTTRDKVPYVLNILDGKQLSTRGAASLVEVGQTISGWPQLAGDIWIGAATVTNAVRRIGLGEPLDSGRVRVDVNAALDRLAEPAAVDDGAAATPELAPTDAPDVQRRVSEVVAEAAICAPSGGNAQPWHVVAEADSLTVRLAPEHTSMMDIAFRGSAVALGAAMFNARIAAAVHQVLGPVEFDTTQPNSPLQATLRFGRADEPSLAALYEAMLLRATNRYCGTPTPIDPGTVELLEGAAATEGARLRLLSERGEIDRAAEILAAADRIRYLTPRLHAEMISELRWPGDPSADTGIDVRSLELDPGGMGVLEVLRRSDVIARLAEWDAGAALGTNMAERVSTSSAIAIVYVEGTRLVDFARGGSAMQAVWIAAQQCGLAVQPVSPIFLYGCTREDLQKASPLFAAELLRLQRELRALAEPAENEHEVLVFRLFHAPPPSVRSRRRRLGTH; this is encoded by the coding sequence GTGAACGAGGCGCCCGACTGCGAGACCTGCCAAGCCCTCGTGCTGTCTGAAGATGACTCCGGGGATCGTCTTGCGCTCGATCGGCTCCGGTCAGATCCGGACATCCGGTGGATCGACCGGTTTGCAGATCAGCTCGACACCGCACGGCGCTCGTTGCCGCGGGCCGACCCGGATCTGCTCGGTGAAACCAAACGGTGGGCGTACTACCCCTGGCGGCGTACGGCGGTTGCCGTACTCGGTCCTCGGGCTTTCCGCGCCGCGCGGCTGGACCGGAACAGGCATCTCATCACCGCCGAGGAGCAGGACGTGTTGAACGACCTGCGGGTCGGTGTCGTCGGCGTCAGCGCCGGCCACGCGGTTGCCTACACGCTCGCCGCCGAAGGAGCCTGTGGCACAATACGACTGGCCGATTTCGATGAGCTCGAGCTGTCGAATCTGAACCGGGTGCCCGCCACTGTGCTCGACATCGGCCTCAACAAAGCGACCGTCGCCGCCCGCCGGATCGCGGAGTTGGATCCATACCTGGTCGTCGAGGTGGTGACCGCCGGCCTCTCGCATCAGTCGATTGGAGAGTTCCTCGACGGCCTCGATGTCGTTGTAGAAGAGTGTGACTCGCTGGACATGAAAGTGTTGTTGCGGCAATCGGCGCGCGCCCAGTGCGTGCCGGTGCTGATGGCGACCAGTGACCGTGGCCTGGTGGACGTCGAGCGCTACGACATCGACCCGGGGCGGCCGATACTGCACGGCCTGCTCGGCGATATCGACGCGGGCACGCTGAGTGGGCTGACGACCCGAGACAAGGTGCCCTATGTTCTCAATATCCTTGACGGCAAACAGCTTTCCACACGTGGCGCGGCTTCGTTGGTAGAGGTCGGCCAGACGATATCGGGTTGGCCTCAGCTGGCCGGGGACATCTGGATCGGCGCCGCGACGGTGACGAACGCCGTGCGTCGGATCGGTCTGGGGGAGCCACTCGATTCCGGGAGGGTGCGCGTCGATGTCAACGCCGCGCTGGATCGCTTGGCGGAGCCCGCCGCGGTGGATGACGGGGCCGCAGCGACACCGGAGTTGGCGCCGACCGATGCGCCGGACGTGCAACGACGGGTCAGCGAGGTCGTGGCCGAGGCAGCGATCTGCGCGCCGTCCGGCGGCAATGCGCAGCCTTGGCATGTTGTCGCCGAGGCGGACTCGCTCACCGTGCGACTGGCGCCGGAACACACCTCGATGATGGACATCGCGTTCCGGGGCAGCGCGGTGGCGCTCGGTGCGGCGATGTTCAATGCGCGGATCGCGGCCGCGGTTCACCAGGTGCTGGGACCCGTCGAATTCGATACGACGCAGCCGAACTCACCATTGCAGGCGACTCTGCGCTTCGGCCGGGCCGATGAACCGAGCCTGGCCGCCCTCTATGAAGCCATGCTGCTGCGGGCCACCAACCGCTACTGCGGCACCCCGACTCCGATCGACCCTGGGACGGTGGAGTTGCTCGAAGGTGCCGCCGCGACCGAAGGCGCGCGGTTGCGGTTGCTGTCGGAGCGCGGCGAGATCGACCGGGCGGCAGAGATTTTGGCCGCGGCGGATCGCATCCGCTATCTGACCCCGAGGCTTCATGCAGAGATGATCTCCGAGCTGCGTTGGCCCGGGGATCCCTCGGCGGACACCGGCATCGACGTCCGCAGCCTGGAACTCGATCCCGGCGGAATGGGTGTCCTTGAGGTGTTGCGCCGGTCGGATGTCATTGCGCGGCTGGCCGAATGGGATGCCGGTGCCGCACTCGGGACGAACATGGCCGAGCGGGTGTCGACGAGTTCGGCGATTGCCATCGTTTACGTCGAGGGCACCCGCCTCGTCGATTTCGCCCGGGGCGGGTCGGCGATGCAGGCGGTATGGATCGCCGCCCAACAATGCGGGCTGGCCGTCCAGCCAGTGTCGCCGATCTTTCTCTACGGCTGCACAAGAGAAGATCTGCAGAAGGCGTCACCACTGTTCGCCGCCGAGCTGCTCCGCCTGCAGCGTGAGCTGCGTGCCCTGGCCGAACCCGCAGAGAATGAGCATGAGGTGCTTGTTTTCAGGCTTTTTCACGCGCCGCCACCGTCGGTGCGCAGCCGCCGGCGCCGGCTTGGAACTCACTGA
- a CDS encoding saccharopine dehydrogenase NADP-binding domain-containing protein, producing the protein MNVLLFGATGAVGRSCLDVLTRRPDTSLVIAGRDERSLHEVATAATGSGPGTVGVACLDLTDAAAVAAAVPGYDVVINCAGPSHRLSEVVAGVAIAAGVPYVDPGGDQALLDRLTAAAPDVPVVLQAGVQPGVSGLVLRMLAVHRTAENDGITVWCGGLQHLTSASVLEYLAALGDPSSHPGAALRQGMIHRVGRSDSHPAPARYFSESVTVHPHLDAETISVAAHLSIAEVLWLNVLDGVRTTRAMQLLALDDERRHTTDLDAVLAAGKLDLFGRRPYFAIVGSVGATTVAFRCPDSYRITGAAAAFAAEHIAKLPAGVWPFWRVDEPHTVMNYLTSVVPEAEIACVEDSVPPMIEEGSL; encoded by the coding sequence GTGAACGTGTTGTTGTTCGGCGCCACCGGTGCCGTGGGAAGAAGCTGCCTCGACGTTCTGACCCGACGTCCGGATACATCGCTGGTGATCGCCGGGCGCGACGAGAGGTCGCTGCATGAGGTCGCCACGGCCGCCACGGGTTCGGGGCCGGGCACGGTCGGGGTCGCCTGCCTCGACCTGACCGATGCCGCAGCGGTCGCCGCCGCGGTGCCGGGCTACGACGTCGTGATCAACTGTGCGGGCCCCTCACACCGTCTCAGCGAGGTGGTTGCCGGCGTGGCCATCGCTGCCGGGGTGCCGTACGTCGACCCCGGCGGCGACCAGGCGTTGTTGGACCGCCTCACTGCCGCGGCGCCTGACGTTCCCGTCGTGCTGCAAGCCGGTGTGCAACCCGGCGTCTCAGGACTTGTGCTGCGTATGCTCGCGGTGCACCGAACCGCTGAGAACGACGGCATCACCGTATGGTGCGGTGGGCTGCAGCACCTGACGTCTGCGTCGGTGCTGGAATACCTGGCCGCCCTCGGGGATCCGAGCAGTCATCCCGGTGCGGCATTGCGCCAGGGCATGATTCACCGCGTCGGTCGCTCCGACAGCCACCCCGCCCCGGCGCGATACTTTTCGGAATCAGTCACCGTACACCCCCATCTTGACGCCGAGACCATCTCGGTGGCAGCACATCTGAGCATCGCAGAGGTGTTGTGGCTGAACGTACTTGACGGTGTGCGCACCACCCGGGCCATGCAGCTACTGGCACTCGACGATGAACGGCGGCACACCACCGACCTCGATGCCGTGCTGGCCGCGGGCAAACTGGACTTGTTCGGTCGCCGGCCCTACTTCGCGATCGTCGGCAGCGTCGGCGCCACGACCGTCGCGTTTCGCTGTCCGGACAGTTACCGCATCACCGGTGCGGCGGCGGCGTTCGCGGCTGAACACATCGCAAAGCTACCGGCAGGCGTGTGGCCGTTCTGGCGGGTCGACGAGCCCCACACGGTGATGAACTATCTGACCTCGGTGGTGCCGGAGGCCGAGATAGCGTGTGTCGAAGACTCGGTGCCGCCGATGATTGAGGAAGGCTCGCTGTGA
- a CDS encoding biotin carboxylase translates to MTASLNGPAPRPLNGLSDIRAFFHTNTRPLYFISPTPFNLLGVDRWIRNFFYLTYYDAFEGTHSRVFVPRRRDRRDFDSMDEVCSHLLSDPETLDFIAGKGPGGKCCFVMMNEEIQALARSAGLEVMHPAIELRERLGSKIVMTRLATDAGIPSVPNTIGRAGSYDELLTLAQDAGLGDDLVISIAYGNAGSGTFFVHGQRDWDQHAGDLVGQELKVMKRIRNVEVCLEGAVTRHGTVVGPAMTSLVGYAELTPSRGSWCGNDIWHEVLPPAQTRAAREMVTKLGDVMRREGYLGYFEVDLLHDLDSDELYLGEVNPRLSGASPMTNLTTEAYADMPLFLFHLLEYMDVEYELDIDEINARWERGYGEDEVWGQVIITETSPEIEIFTATPRTGVWRIDDDGRVSFARTANDWATLLDGSEAFYMRVAAPGDLRSEGAQLGVLVTRGHLQTDDYQLSERCQRWVKGMKAKFSSTPLTPAAPIVSRLVARA, encoded by the coding sequence GTGACGGCGTCCCTCAATGGGCCCGCACCGCGTCCCCTGAACGGCCTCTCGGACATCCGCGCGTTCTTCCACACCAACACCAGACCGCTGTACTTCATCTCGCCGACCCCGTTCAATCTGCTGGGCGTCGATCGCTGGATACGGAACTTCTTCTATCTGACGTACTACGACGCTTTTGAGGGCACACATTCCCGCGTGTTCGTGCCCCGGCGACGAGACCGCCGTGATTTCGACTCCATGGACGAGGTGTGCAGCCACCTGCTGTCGGATCCCGAGACGCTCGACTTCATCGCGGGCAAAGGCCCCGGTGGCAAGTGTTGCTTTGTGATGATGAATGAGGAGATCCAGGCATTGGCGCGGTCGGCGGGCCTAGAGGTCATGCATCCGGCGATCGAGCTGCGCGAGCGCCTGGGCTCCAAGATCGTCATGACGCGGCTGGCCACCGATGCGGGCATCCCGAGCGTGCCCAACACGATCGGACGGGCCGGTTCCTACGACGAATTGCTGACGCTCGCGCAGGACGCCGGTTTAGGCGATGATCTCGTCATCTCGATCGCGTACGGCAACGCCGGCAGTGGGACGTTCTTCGTGCACGGCCAGCGCGACTGGGACCAGCACGCCGGTGACCTGGTCGGGCAGGAACTCAAAGTCATGAAGCGCATCCGCAATGTCGAGGTGTGCCTAGAGGGTGCAGTGACCCGCCACGGCACCGTGGTCGGCCCAGCGATGACGAGTCTGGTCGGATATGCGGAGCTGACGCCGAGCCGGGGCAGCTGGTGCGGCAATGACATCTGGCACGAGGTGTTGCCGCCGGCCCAGACCCGCGCCGCGCGAGAAATGGTGACGAAGCTGGGCGACGTCATGCGTCGCGAGGGTTACCTCGGCTACTTCGAAGTGGACCTGCTCCACGACCTCGACTCCGATGAGCTCTACCTCGGCGAGGTGAATCCGCGCCTGTCCGGCGCCAGCCCGATGACGAATTTGACCACCGAGGCCTACGCCGACATGCCGCTGTTCCTCTTCCATCTGCTCGAGTACATGGACGTGGAGTACGAGCTCGACATCGACGAGATCAACGCGCGGTGGGAGCGGGGCTATGGCGAGGACGAGGTCTGGGGCCAGGTGATCATCACGGAGACCTCGCCGGAAATCGAGATCTTCACCGCGACGCCACGCACCGGGGTATGGCGTATCGATGACGACGGTCGTGTCTCCTTCGCGCGCACCGCCAACGACTGGGCCACCCTGCTCGACGGCTCCGAAGCCTTTTACATGCGGGTCGCGGCGCCCGGCGACCTACGTTCCGAGGGCGCTCAACTCGGTGTGCTCGTCACCCGTGGACACCTGCAGACCGACGACTATCAGCTGAGCGAGCGCTGCCAGCGCTGGGTCAAAGGTATGAAGGCGAAGTTCAGCTCAACGCCTCTTACGCCCGCCGCGCCGATCGTCTCTCGGCTCGTCGCACGAGCGTGA